Proteins from one Thermoplasmata archaeon genomic window:
- a CDS encoding cobalamin biosynthesis protein: AVIYRIINTADAMIGYRSEKYEYFGKFAARADDVLNFIPARILGAFLILYSRRKVLNNYRAYRKLKINGMYSIAGFAALLNLTLEKPGYYKIPGARDPERKDLKHAIEYIAFFSYLFVFIVLIILVSMNGSISWWS, encoded by the coding sequence CGCAGTAATATACAGGATCATAAATACTGCAGATGCCATGATCGGGTACAGGTCTGAAAAATACGAGTATTTTGGCAAGTTTGCCGCACGTGCAGACGATGTGCTGAACTTCATACCTGCGCGCATACTCGGCGCATTTTTGATACTTTATTCGAGAAGAAAAGTATTGAATAATTACAGAGCGTACAGAAAGCTGAAGATAAATGGAATGTATTCTATTGCTGGCTTTGCAGCACTTTTAAATCTTACGCTTGAAAAGCCAGGATACTATAAGATTCCGGGTGCTAGAGATCCTGAGAGAAAAGATTTAAAACACGCGATCGAGTACATTGCATTTTTTTCATACCTCTTTGTTTTTATAGTACTTATTATATTGGTGAGCATGAATGGAAGTATATCATGGTGGAGCTAG
- the cobS gene encoding adenosylcobinamide-GDP ribazoletransferase — protein sequence MLDLFGFFTRVPVKGELSRATGQLYFISFLAFLISLVPITVYILSEHFLPHFFTVLFSLISLYLMTGILHLDGLSDFADGVMKKGSIESKIKALKDVNTGTAGVVMIIFVLLTEFIAIDILSYSIFNVIVFFLVSELSAKFSMLGGLLSKKAPESGLAKQFMEHFNINIFIIAILLSFLFVPILKIYYLFIFTGFIVSYIILRISTKNFGFLNGDGLGAMNELARAVTMVILCLAL from the coding sequence ATGTTGGACCTGTTTGGATTTTTTACCAGAGTACCGGTAAAAGGAGAGCTGAGTCGAGCTACTGGACAACTTTATTTTATCTCGTTTTTAGCGTTTTTGATCTCGCTAGTGCCGATAACAGTATATATTCTGTCAGAGCATTTTCTACCTCATTTTTTTACAGTATTATTTTCTTTGATTTCTCTATATTTAATGACCGGAATACTGCATCTTGACGGACTCTCTGATTTTGCGGACGGTGTGATGAAAAAAGGGTCAATTGAGAGCAAGATAAAGGCTCTGAAAGATGTGAACACGGGAACTGCAGGAGTTGTTATGATAATATTTGTGCTTTTGACAGAGTTTATAGCTATTGATATCCTGAGCTATTCAATATTTAATGTTATCGTCTTTTTTTTAGTGTCTGAACTATCTGCCAAATTTTCGATGCTTGGAGGATTGCTTTCAAAAAAAGCACCGGAATCAGGATTGGCAAAACAGTTTATGGAACATTTTAACATTAATATTTTCATAATTGCAATATTATTATCATTTTTGTTTGTTCCGATCCTGAAAATATATTATTTATTCATTTTCACAGGCTTTATTGTTTCATACATAATATTAAGAATATCAACAAAAAATTTTGGGTTTTTGAACGGAGATGGATTGGGAGCAATGAATGAACTTGCAAGAGCTGTTACAATGGTGATATTATGCTTGGCATTATAA
- a CDS encoding TIGR00303 family protein: protein MLFLLVISNTNVAEIPGITVAGENPEIMKYTPPADAEYLFYERPLCINTVPVTPAGHPTPGIITKAVKELVNMPVMVVRSGSIIAPNLPYIHITDQPGENIVNVTAIKDLDAIMNNAKILAKQVNQNEIMIAESIPGGTTTAQAVLTALGYNAQVSSADIENPISLKKEIVKKAMSRLKFPITWKTALKELGDPMMAFINGFVPEFEGSVYLAGGTQMLAVAALLKEQGIKVKKITTTRYITEDKLSSFKKTAAEIGAEYYSAPLNFSGSKYKGLRDYESGMVKEGVGAGGAVYIAEKNGISISKITERVEQLYSKFFK from the coding sequence ATGTTATTCTTGCTCGTCATATCTAATACCAATGTTGCGGAGATACCAGGAATCACTGTTGCGGGCGAAAATCCGGAGATTATGAAATATACTCCTCCGGCAGATGCAGAGTACCTTTTTTATGAACGGCCATTATGCATAAATACAGTGCCGGTAACTCCTGCCGGACATCCAACACCAGGCATAATCACCAAGGCTGTAAAAGAGCTTGTAAATATGCCAGTAATGGTGGTAAGGTCCGGATCGATAATAGCTCCGAACCTGCCATATATCCATATCACAGACCAGCCTGGCGAAAATATTGTGAATGTTACAGCCATAAAAGATCTTGATGCAATAATGAACAATGCTAAAATACTGGCAAAGCAGGTCAATCAGAACGAAATAATGATCGCAGAGAGCATACCGGGTGGTACTACTACTGCACAGGCAGTGTTGACTGCGCTAGGATACAATGCGCAAGTTTCTTCGGCAGACATTGAAAATCCGATAAGCTTAAAAAAAGAGATTGTAAAAAAAGCAATGTCCAGATTAAAATTTCCCATCACATGGAAAACTGCACTGAAAGAGCTTGGAGATCCGATGATGGCGTTTATCAACGGCTTTGTTCCAGAATTTGAAGGATCTGTGTATTTGGCAGGAGGAACCCAGATGCTTGCAGTGGCAGCACTGTTGAAAGAGCAGGGTATAAAAGTGAAAAAAATCACCACTACCAGATACATCACAGAAGACAAGTTATCATCATTTAAAAAAACTGCAGCTGAGATCGGAGCAGAGTATTATTCAGCGCCATTAAATTTTTCGGGATCTAAGTATAAAGGATTGAGAGACTATGAATCAGGAATGGTGAAAGAAGGAGTAGGTGCAGGAGGTGCAGTATATATTGCCGAAAAAAACGGAATAAGCATCAGTAAGATAACTGAAAGGGTAGAGCAACTTTATTCTAAATTTTTCAAATAA